The stretch of DNA GTAGTTTATTGTAAAATTTATAGTAATTAATATTAATTATTGATAGGAGGCATCTGATTATGATAAAAGTATATTCAACTAATGCTTGTCCATGGTGTGTCAAAGCAAAAAGTTACTTACAAGCTAAAAATATTTCATTTGAAGAATTTAATGTTCAAGATGATATGATGGCTCGTGAAGAAATGGTAAAGAAA from Clostridium chauvoei encodes:
- a CDS encoding glutaredoxin family protein translates to MIKVYSTNACPWCVKAKSYLQAKNISFEEFNVQDDMMAREEMVKKSKQMGVPVLDINGEIIIGFDKKAIDSALEK